Genomic DNA from Paenibacillus sp. MBLB1832:
TTGCCCCAGGCGACGCCAAGATTTTCGCTGTGCATGATGATAGCCAGGCGGAACGCGCTTTTAGGGAGACGACTTGCCCAGTAGCTTCTCCCGCCGAGAAGTCATTCTCAGTCGTCCCCCTAGATTTGAATGCATCGTGGAATTACGAACTCTCTGCGCCTAACGTTCTGACCTTAGACTACGCGAGGTATCGCTTGGATGGCGGTGAGTGGTCAGCGCCGACTTACGTGCTAAAAATTCAAGAACGATGTATCGCTCAGCAGCGTCCTGTACAGATCGAACTTGAATTTACGTTCGATGTGGATGCCAAGCTGTTGGCTCGGACCGATCGATCCCTATGGAGGCTCGCCATCGAACGGCCAGAACACTGGCAGTTGGCGGTCAACGGACAGCCTGTGCATGCGAGCGATGCGGATGAATGGTATGGCGGCGACCGCAGCTTTCCTATGCTCCCGATCGGCGCTTATGTGCAGGCGGGTCGCAATCATATTCGGATGTCGGGGCCGTTTACATGCAGTGAAGAGGTGTATCGCTTCTTCGGTGTGGGAGGTGCGAACCTCGCCCCGATCCGTAATAAGCTCACCTTCGATGTGGAGATCGAGAGCTTGTACGTGCTGGGCCCATTTGCTGTCACATCGACCGGCGGTTGGGAGCCTGCGGAGCGCGATGCGCTATGGACCGAGGGCCCGTTCCTTTTAACAGCCCAACCAGCGCAGATCGATTTGGCGGATATTACGCAGCAGGGGCTGACATTCTACGCTGGCGGAATTACGGCGGTGAGGACGATCACGCTATCCGAGCATGTATTGGCTAGCCTCCGTGAGGAAGGCTGCAGACTCATCCTGCAGTGGGAAGCCATGCGCTGCCCAGCGATGAAGCTGGCGGTGAACAGCGCGGACTCGCGCTTGGTTCTGTGGGGTGACAATCAGCTTGACCTCACGGATCAACTTGTTGACGACCAGTTGGAGCTGCAGATTGAGCTGCGAACGAGCGGTCGCAATACGTTTGGCCCTCATCACCACCTGAAAGGTGAAGTGACCTTTGTCGGTCCCACCAGCTTCACTGACAAAATTGGCTGGGTCGACGCCGGCGCTGATCAGATTTGGACCGACCGCTATTGCTTTGTCAGGTTCGGGCTGATAGGCTTGCAGTTGTTGCTCGTTCGTGCCTAACTTGACCTCGCTATCCCATTCTATAGATGGGGCAGCGAGGTTTTTTCGCCTTTTCCCCCGATGTCAAAAGACGTCAAATTGTTGGTTCTACAGCAGATAAGTTGGATAACATATGATATAATGGACGAGGTTTGCTGACCTAATTGGTTAATTTAGGAGGAACTCATGGGTAAAGTACATATTTGTGATCATCCGCTTATCCAACATAAACTTACTTATATTCGGGATGAGAAAACGACAACGAAAGATTTCAGAGCGCTTGTCGATGAAGTTGCGACCCTAATGGTCTACGAGATTACACGAGATCTGCCACTAGAACGCGTGCAGGTCAAAACACCGGTAACGACAGCCGATTGCCACGTGATTTCGGGCAGAATGCTGGGCCTAATCCCGATTTTGCGCGCAGGCTTGGGCATGGTTGACGGCGTGCTGAAGTTGATGCCAGCGGCTAAAGTCGGCCACGTGGGTCTTTATCGCGACCACGAGACACTTCAACCCGTCGAATACTATGTGAAGCTGCCTACGGATGTCTTGGAGCGAGACTTGCTCGTCATCGATCCGATGCTGGCGACAGGCGGTTCTGCGAATGCGGCGATCGAGGTGCTCAAACGCAGAGGCTGCACACGCATTAAGCTGATGTGCCTCATTGCGGCGCCAGAGGGTGTAGCCTCTGTTCAAAAAGAACACCCTGAAGTGGACATTTACGTCGCTGCGGTCGATGAGCATTTGAATGATCACGGCTACATCGTGCCAGGCCTCGGGGATGCGGGAGATCGTCTATACGGCACCGATTAATACGAGTATACGAGTAAAAAGGGAGAGAAACCGATGAAACGTCTTAAAGTAATTACGATCTTCGGAACAAGACCGGAAGCGATCAAAATGGCTCCGCTTATTCTCGAATTGGAGAAGCATCCAGAGCAGATCGAATCGCTAGTTTGCGTAACGGCACAGCATCGCCAGATGTTGGACCAGGTATTGGATATTTTTAAAATAACACCGAACTACGACTTGAATGTGATGAAGGATCGTCAAACATTGAATGAGATCACGATGCGTGTCCTGCAAGGCTTGGAACCTGTGTTCCAAGAGGCGAAGCCTGACCTGATTCTCGTCCATGGAGATACGTTGACAACGTTCTTGGCTAGCTATGCCGCATTTATGCAGCAAATCCAAGTCGGTCACGTGGAAGCGGGACTGCGTACGTGGAACAAAATGTCCCCGTATCCTGAAGAGATGAACCGCCAATTAACGGGTGTACTGGCTGATCTCCACTTCGCGCCAACACAGCAATCAGCAGATAACCTGCGCAGAGAGAACAAATCCGAGTCCCAGATTTATGTAACGGGTAACACGGTGACGGATGTATTCAAATACACGGTGCAAAAGGAGTTCAATCATCCTGTACTGGAATGGGCAGCAGGTCGTAAGTTGATCCTAATGACAGCGCATCGCCGTGAAGCGCAGGGTGAGCCGCATCGTCAAATTTTCCGTGCGGTGAAACGCATTGCCGATGAGTTCGAGGATATTGCGATCGTTTATCCCGTACATCCGAGCCCTGCGGTGAAAGAGCCTGCGCACGAGATTCTCGGCGATCACCCACGTATTAAGTTGGTTGAGCCGTTCGATGTGTTCGAGTTCCATAACTTCTACCCACATGCACACATGATTCTAACTGACTCTGGCGGCTTACAAGAAGAAGCGCCTTCCTTCGGCGTACCCGTTCTCGTTCTTCGTGATACGACTGAGCGTCCAGAGGGCATCCAAGCAGGTACATTAGAGCTCGTCGGAACGGACGAAGAAGTGGTGTACGAGCGCGCTCGCGCTCTTTTAACCGATGCTGCCCTGTATAATAAAATGAGCCAAGCTGCGAACCCTTACGGAGACGGCAAAGCGTCCGAACGGATTGTTCAAGCGATTCTTCACCATTTTGGTAGGACTTCCGAACGCCCGGAAGCATTCTAACCGTGACAAAATCATGACAAACGCTACAGCGTACAGTTGAACTGTTCGGTTTCAAATCGCGCAAACCCTTGAGCCGCAAGGCTCTAAGGAGTTTTGTGAGATGTGACAAATGAAGTTCCGTCAATTGACAAAGTTAGCATGGCTTCGATACAATGAATGAGGATTCGTAGCAGTATGGCTACGTGAAGCGTTTTCCCAGGTGGAAAGCGCCGAGGAGGGTGCGATGAAACGGCCAAATTCCAATGATAATCCTTGGCGGGCAGTAGCGTTAACTAGTGCAATTGGCATAGACCTTGTCGTATGTTTGGCAGCTGGCTATTTCTTCGGTGATTGGTTGAGCGGCACACTAGGCGGACAGTTTCTGGTTGTTGGTTGGATTTATGATGGGGCTTGTATCGGGTATCATCAGCATTTACTTCATGATTAAGCAGTACGGAGGGCTATGATGGACGAATTTTCGGCCACTCTGAAAACGGTTCAAAATGTATTCTTATTCTTTTTATCCTTTTGTTTGGCTGCATGGGCGCTTCTTGTCGATTACCGGATTTACTTTGCAGGCATTATGCTCGGTGCATGTGCCAGTATGATTAACGCAAGGTTCTTAGCCTGGAAGATTAACAAGCTGGCAGCAGCTGCGATAGAGCAGAAAGGACGCAAGGTAACCCTCGGTTTCTTGACCAGGGCGGCAGTCGCAGGTTTTGCCGGTTTGGTAGCGGTGAGGTATCCCGAGCAAGTTGCGTTAACCACGACAATTGTTGGATACTTTTTTGCTCAATTGGTAACACTCGTACTGGGTATTCTTTCTAATCAAAGATCGAAGAAGTAATTCCACGATGTAACTTCAACGAGTGAAAGGGGTGAAAATGGAAAATATGGAACATCATGTACCAGAATTTGAGTGGTTAGGCTTTCATTTTGATGCATCCGCATTGATGATGATCGGTATAACCACGCTAATCGTATTAATTCTTGCATTCGCAGGCACCCGTAAGCTTTCTGTAGCGAATCCTTCGAAACTTCAAAACTTCATGGAATGGACGATTGAGTTTGTAGAAGGCATTATTGGAAGCACGATCGGTTCCAAGCACGGCAAGGGATTTATCGCACTAGGTCTTACGCTCATCATGTACATTTTTATCGGTAACATGCTCGGCCTTCCTTTCTCAATCGTAACGGAAGATCACGTGTCCTGGTGGAAATCGCCGACAGCTGATATCGCAGTAACAGGAGCGCTTACTGTCATTGTAATCTTCCTCAGTCACTACTTGGGGGTTACACGCAACACCAAGCATTACTTCGCGCATTACTTTGAGTACAAAGGGGCTATGTTGATTCTTCACTTAATTGAAGTTGTCTCCAAGCCGCTGACACTCGCTTTCCGTCTTTACGGTAACATCTATGCAGGTGAAATTATGATATCTGTCATCATCGGAGCTGGCTGGTTCGGCGTTGCACCGTTATTTGTATGGCAGGGCTTCTCTGTGTTCGTAGGCGCAATTCAGGCCTTCGTCTTCACGATGTTGACGATGGTTTACATCTCGCAAACGTTGATTCACGAAGAAGAGCATTAATGGAGCTTTCCGAAATTAGCATATTTTATTTCGAAAGTCTGCTAAGAACAAGACTTACCTCGGGTAGTCTCGAGTCACTTATAAAAAACAAAACAAACTATAAGAGTTTAAGGGAGGATTTTTTACAATGGGAGCAATCGCATTAGTAGCAGCAGGTATCGTATTTGGTTTGGGAGCACTTGGTGCTGGTATCGGTAACGGTTTGATCGTAGGTCGCGCTTTGGAAGGTATTTCCCGTCAACCAGAACTTCGTGGAACACTTCAAACAACAATGTTTATCGGGGTAGGTCTAGTTGAGGCTATGCCAGTTGTTGCATTGGTACTTGCTTTCATCTTTATGGGAAAAGCTTAAGAAATCGGTTGGCGTTGATGGCCGTAGCTGCCACCACGCCTTCGTTTTGCCCACGTTATCAGAAGGGAGTGACGTTACTTGCATATTGAATGGTCCACATTTTTTATACAGATCGTTGCGTTTTTGATTTTGTATGTACTTCTTTCTAAGTTTGCGTTTGGTCCTCTGTTTGGCATGATGGAAAAACGCAGACAGTTAGTGAAAGAACAAATTCAGACAGCGGAGGACAGCCGTAAGCTAGCTGATCAACTGTTAGAGGAACAAAAACAAGCGCTGCAACAAACTCGTAAAGAAGCTTATGAAATTATTGAGCAAGCGAAACAAACAGGTTCCAAGCAAGCGGATGATATTATTCATGCTGCTGGTGCGGAAGCCGTTCGTCTGAAAGACGAAGCATTGAAAGATATTGAGAATGAGAAGGCTAAAGCAATTGCTTCTCTTCGCAGCCAAGTTGGCGCAATGTCCGTTCTGATCGCCTCCAAAATTATTGAAAAGCAAATCGACGAGAAGTCCCAAGAAGAACTTGTTGAGCATTACCTCAAAGAGGTAGGAGGCAACGTATGAGTGACATCGTCGTAGCGAAGCGTTATGCCAAAGCTTTGTTCGAAGTAGCGAAGGAAAAGAATATTATTTCCCAAGTTGAGGATGAGCTTAAATCTGTAGCTAGTGCGATTAGGGATAATGCAGACTTGCAGAAGTTCCTGAACCATCCGAACATCGGGACTTCCACGAAAACGGGCTTGCTAAAGCAGATTTTCGAAGGCAAAGTTTCCGAGCCGGTGTGGAACACGCTGCTGGTCTTGATCGATAAAGGAAGACAATCCATTCTGAATGCATTGGTTGGTGAGTTTACCAAGGTCGCAAATGAGGCACTTGGACAAGCAACTGCGGTTGTTTACTCGGCTGCCCATCTTTCTGATGCTCAGCAAGCGGAAGTGGCTTCCCAATTTAGCAAAATTACAGGTAAAACGATTCGCGTTACCAATGCAGTTGAGCCTAAGCTGCTCGGCGGCATTCAAGTGCGTATCGGTGATCGTTTATATGATGGAAGTTTGTCTGGCAAACTTGATCGTTTGTCCAAAGCTTTAGTTTAACACAAGCACTGTAAGAATAGGGGTGAAGTTCGTTGAGTATCAAACCTGAAGAAATCAGCTTATTGATTAAGCAACAGATTGAAAACTTTAATTCCGATATCCAAGTGGTTGATGTGGGTACTGTTATCCAAGTAGGTGACGGTATCGCTCGTGCTCACGGCTTGGAAAACGTTATGGCAGGCGAGCTGCTTGAGTTTCCAAACGGCGTACTTGGCTATGCATTTAACTTGGAAGAAAGCAACGTAGGTATCGTTATTCTCGGACCTTACAAAGATATCCGTGAAGGTGACCAAGTAAAACGTACTGGACGTATTATGGAGGTTCCTGTTGGGGAAGCACTTCTCGGCCGTGTCGTGAACTCCTTGGGTCAGCCCGTGGATGGTCAAGGTCCAATCGCAACGACGGAATTCCGTCCTGTTGAGAATATGGCACCAGGCGTTATGGCTCGTAAATCCGTTCATGAGCCAATGCAAACTGGTATCAAAGCGATTGACGCGATGGTTCCAATCGGTCGCGGTCAACGTGAGTTGATCATCGGTGACCGTCAAACAGGTAAAACGTCGATCGCAATCGATGCGATTATCAACCAAAAAGGCAACGGCGTGAAATGTATCTACGTTGCAATCGGTCAAAAACAATCCACGGTTGTGGGCGTTGTTGAAAAACTTCGTGCTGCAGGCGCGTTGGATTACACAATCGTTGTAACGGCTTCTGCATCTGAGCCATCTCCGATGCTGTGGCTAGCTCCATACTCCGGTTGCGCAATGGGTGAGTACTTCATGTACAAAGGCGAGCACGTCTTGATCGTATACGATGACTTGTCCAAACAAGCTGCGGCTTACCGTGAGTTGTCCCTCTTGCTTCGTCGTCCGCCAGGTCGTGAAGCTTATCCAGGGGATGTTTTCTACTTGCACTCCCGTTTGCTGGAGCGCGCTGCGAAATTGAATGATGAGCTTGGCGGCGGTTCCATTACGGCGCTTCCATTCATCGAAACACAAGCAGGCGAT
This window encodes:
- a CDS encoding ATP synthase subunit I; the protein is MDEFSATLKTVQNVFLFFLSFCLAAWALLVDYRIYFAGIMLGACASMINARFLAWKINKLAAAAIEQKGRKVTLGFLTRAAVAGFAGLVAVRYPEQVALTTTIVGYFFAQLVTLVLGILSNQRSKK
- the upp gene encoding uracil phosphoribosyltransferase produces the protein MGKVHICDHPLIQHKLTYIRDEKTTTKDFRALVDEVATLMVYEITRDLPLERVQVKTPVTTADCHVISGRMLGLIPILRAGLGMVDGVLKLMPAAKVGHVGLYRDHETLQPVEYYVKLPTDVLERDLLVIDPMLATGGSANAAIEVLKRRGCTRIKLMCLIAAPEGVASVQKEHPEVDIYVAAVDEHLNDHGYIVPGLGDAGDRLYGTD
- a CDS encoding F0F1 ATP synthase subunit delta; the encoded protein is MSDIVVAKRYAKALFEVAKEKNIISQVEDELKSVASAIRDNADLQKFLNHPNIGTSTKTGLLKQIFEGKVSEPVWNTLLVLIDKGRQSILNALVGEFTKVANEALGQATAVVYSAAHLSDAQQAEVASQFSKITGKTIRVTNAVEPKLLGGIQVRIGDRLYDGSLSGKLDRLSKALV
- the atpE gene encoding F0F1 ATP synthase subunit C; protein product: MGAIALVAAGIVFGLGALGAGIGNGLIVGRALEGISRQPELRGTLQTTMFIGVGLVEAMPVVALVLAFIFMGKA
- the atpF gene encoding F0F1 ATP synthase subunit B, which translates into the protein MHIEWSTFFIQIVAFLILYVLLSKFAFGPLFGMMEKRRQLVKEQIQTAEDSRKLADQLLEEQKQALQQTRKEAYEIIEQAKQTGSKQADDIIHAAGAEAVRLKDEALKDIENEKAKAIASLRSQVGAMSVLIASKIIEKQIDEKSQEELVEHYLKEVGGNV
- the atpA gene encoding F0F1 ATP synthase subunit alpha, with amino-acid sequence MSIKPEEISLLIKQQIENFNSDIQVVDVGTVIQVGDGIARAHGLENVMAGELLEFPNGVLGYAFNLEESNVGIVILGPYKDIREGDQVKRTGRIMEVPVGEALLGRVVNSLGQPVDGQGPIATTEFRPVENMAPGVMARKSVHEPMQTGIKAIDAMVPIGRGQRELIIGDRQTGKTSIAIDAIINQKGNGVKCIYVAIGQKQSTVVGVVEKLRAAGALDYTIVVTASASEPSPMLWLAPYSGCAMGEYFMYKGEHVLIVYDDLSKQAAAYRELSLLLRRPPGREAYPGDVFYLHSRLLERAAKLNDELGGGSITALPFIETQAGDISAYIPTNVISITDGQIFLESDLFYSGQRPAVNVGNSVSRVGGSAQTKAMKKVAGTLRVDLAQYRELAAFAAFGSDLDRATKARLDRGVRTLEILKQGVNQPLSLEKQVCSLYTVVKGHLDDLPVQDVTRFEAQFLAYLESNRAEILNSIRDTKDIPADTDKALVDAINTFKKSFAVSE
- the atpB gene encoding F0F1 ATP synthase subunit A — protein: MEHHVPEFEWLGFHFDASALMMIGITTLIVLILAFAGTRKLSVANPSKLQNFMEWTIEFVEGIIGSTIGSKHGKGFIALGLTLIMYIFIGNMLGLPFSIVTEDHVSWWKSPTADIAVTGALTVIVIFLSHYLGVTRNTKHYFAHYFEYKGAMLILHLIEVVSKPLTLAFRLYGNIYAGEIMISVIIGAGWFGVAPLFVWQGFSVFVGAIQAFVFTMLTMVYISQTLIHEEEH
- the wecB gene encoding non-hydrolyzing UDP-N-acetylglucosamine 2-epimerase, translated to MKRLKVITIFGTRPEAIKMAPLILELEKHPEQIESLVCVTAQHRQMLDQVLDIFKITPNYDLNVMKDRQTLNEITMRVLQGLEPVFQEAKPDLILVHGDTLTTFLASYAAFMQQIQVGHVEAGLRTWNKMSPYPEEMNRQLTGVLADLHFAPTQQSADNLRRENKSESQIYVTGNTVTDVFKYTVQKEFNHPVLEWAAGRKLILMTAHRREAQGEPHRQIFRAVKRIADEFEDIAIVYPVHPSPAVKEPAHEILGDHPRIKLVEPFDVFEFHNFYPHAHMILTDSGGLQEEAPSFGVPVLVLRDTTERPEGIQAGTLELVGTDEEVVYERARALLTDAALYNKMSQAANPYGDGKASERIVQAILHHFGRTSERPEAF